From the genome of Oncorhynchus clarkii lewisi isolate Uvic-CL-2024 chromosome 11, UVic_Ocla_1.0, whole genome shotgun sequence, one region includes:
- the LOC139420228 gene encoding LOW QUALITY PROTEIN: GRB2-associated and regulator of MAPK protein 1-like (The sequence of the model RefSeq protein was modified relative to this genomic sequence to represent the inferred CDS: inserted 2 bases in 1 codon), with translation MDLGSMLYNNLKDVSWSTTSLPLDRLVSVYRLPQIVKLDSGELVDVLRDNDYLLIHSCRQWTTITAHSLEEGHYVIGPKIEIPVHYEGQFKLLEQDRDVKEPVQYFNSVEEVAKAFPERVYVMEEITFNVKMASGECNEDTEVYNITLSTGDELTLMGQAEILYAKASKEKSRFNTIFKKIGKLNSISKIASRSKMPCLICMNHRTNEXVSLPFQCKGRFSTCSPLELQMQEGEHTIRNIVEKTRLPVNVSVPGSPPRNQHDVHLIRESHRYKLVNIQTKTVVVGCVLRSNKIIPVHFPLHMASMPKFIIPEGLLQNELWLDTMVHRWFTYCQEQFDIDDYSRAVRDVRTDWNDVDGRSPKKSSGGSSNGCPSHMPSSLTYARDELTQSFHRLSVCVYGNNLHSNSEVNLQGCMTLCGDWVLLPSEGVLADSVDTEYLFPELLEDMSKSDVPYEELWLDHLRSSRGRGGHSVGGEDPRSTSNTIATSMAVISYPASSSHMGPMVSSEICLAPPPVPPKSEAVKVECRHLNAPPIPPRSSKQMMSTPTPAVDKARQTETRSPSPTLSYYSSGLHSISGGENEVTEADEQNHVCYPCNWVKGNKECLTASHVSPPLDGVLSCPSRLSWPNDFCGGDSQSMEEFLPIPCRSYYSYPRKRSSGTPKSPCLLDFDRKEQKGGSAIPLKSHKASYTNQFCTKSLSYTLEMYRDNMIDECNTKQSLSCPILPPRTPKSNETCKDSVEDTAQDTLKCLVSQQHDQVTTTEIFSISYPPLPPLSSPSLPVPGGQWQPPTNLSGLSIEEVSKSLRFIGISGDIVSSFVTEKIDGNLLLQLTEEILTEDFKLSKLQVKKLMQFIKGWRPKI, from the exons GTGAGTTGGTGGACGTCTTACGAGACAATGACTACCTCTTGATTCATTCCTGTCGTCAATGGACTACAATCACTGCACACAGTCTGGAGGAAGGCCATTATGTCATTGGGCCCAAAATAGAGATCCCGGTACATTATGAAG GTCAGTTTAAGCTGCTGGAGCAGGACAGAGATGTCAAGGAGCCGGTGCAGTACTTCaacagtgtggaggaggtggcCAAAGCATTTCCCGAACGGGTGTATGTCATGGAGGAAATTACGTTCAATGTGAAG ATGGCTTCGGGCGAATGCAACGAGGACACGGAGGTGTACAACATCACACTAAGCACCGGTGATGAGCTCACCCTCATGGGCCAGGCAGAGATCCTGTACGCCAAGGCGTCCAAGGAGAAGTCTCGCTTCAACACCATCTTCAAGAAAATCGGCAAGCTCAACTCCATCAGCAAGATCGCGAGCCGTAGCAAGATGCCCTGCCTCATCTGCATGAACCACCGGACCAACGA TGTCAGCCTGCCCTTCCAGTGTAAGGGTCGCTTCAGCACCTGTAGCCCCCTAGAGCTTCAGATGCAGGAGGGGGAGCACACCATCCGCAACATCGTGGAGAAGACCCGGCTGCCCGTCAATGTCAGCGTGCCTGGCAGCCCACCGCGCAACCAGCATGACGTCCACCTGATCCGCGAGAGTCACCGCTACAAGTTGGTCAACATCCAGACCAAGACGGTGGTGGTGGGCTGCGTGCTGCGCAGTAACAAGATCATCCCCGTCCACTTCCCGCTCCACATGGCCTCCATGCCCAAGTTCATCATCCCTGAAGGGTTGCTTCAGAACGAGCTGTGGCTGGACACCATGGTGCACCGCTGGTTCACCTACTGCCAGGAGCAGTTTGACATTGACGACTATTCCCGTGCTGTGCGTGATGTCAGGACCGACTGGAATGACGTTGATGGGAGGAGCCCCAAGAAGAGTAGTGGTGGTAGCAGCAACGGCTGCCCCTCGCACATGCCCAGCTCTCTCACGTACGCCCGTGACGAGCTTACCCAGTCATTCCACCGGCTCTCGGTGTGTGTCTATGGCAACAACCTGCACAGCAACAGCGAGGTCAACCTGCAGGGCTGCATGACGCTGTGCGGAGACTGGGTGCTCCTGCCATCCGAGGGCGTGCTGGCTGATTCAGTTGACACAGAGTACCTCTTCCCTGAGCTGCTGGAGGACATGAGCAAGTCGGATGTTCCCTACGAGGAGCTGTGGCTGGACCACTTGAGATCAAGTCGGGGAAGAGGAGGGCACAGTGTAGGCGGCGAGGATCCAAGAAGCACCAGCAACACCATCGCCACCTCCATGGCTGTCATATCATACCCCGCCTCCTCCTCTCATATGGGTCCAATGGTCAGCTCTGAAATCTGTCTAGCTCCGCCCCCAGTCCCACCAAAGTCTGAAGCT GTGAAGGTAGAATGCCGTCATTTGAACGCCCCTCCCATTCCCCCCCGAAGTTCCAAGCAGATGATGTCCACCCCAACGCCGGCTGTAGATAAGGCTCGGCAGACGGAAACGCGCTCTCCAAGCCCCACTCTCTCCTATTATTCCTCAGGCCTACACAGCAT CAGTGGAGGAGAGAATGAAGTGACAGAGGCAGACGAGCAGAACCACGTATGTTACCCCTGTAACTGGGTCAAGGGCAACAAGGAGTGCCTGACAGCATCCCACGTGAGCCCACCTCTCGACGGCGTACTCTCCTGCCCTTCTAGACTATCGTGGCCCAACGACTTCTGTGGAGGGGATTCTCAAAGCATGGAGGAGTTTCTTCCCATCCCCTGTCGAAGTTACTACAGCTATCCCAGAAAAAGATCCTCTGGCACACCCAAGTCGCCATGCCTTTTGGACTttgatagaaaagagcagaagggCGGTAGCGCCATCCCCTTGAAATCCCACAAAGCCTCATACACTAATCAGTTTTGCACCAAGTCGTTGAGCTACACCCTGGAAATGTACAGAGACAATATGATAGACGAATGCAACACTAAACAAAGCCTATCGTGCCCCATCTTGCCACCGAGGACGCCCAAATCAAACGAGACATGTAAAGATTCTGTCGAAGATACGGCACAGGACACTCTAAAGTGCCTGGTCAGCCAACAACACGACCAGGTCACAACGACAGAAATATTCTCCATCTCCTATCCCCCCCTACCGCCactgtcctccccctccctgCCAGTGCCCGGAGGACAATGGCAACCACCCACCAACCTCTCTGGACTTTCCATCGAAGAGGTGTCCAAATCGTTACGGTTCATCGGCATTTCCGGTGACATTGTGTCTTCGTTCGTGACAGAGAAAATCGATGGGAATCTACTTCTGCAGCTTACGGAGGAGATTCTGACGGAGGACTTCAAGTTAAGCAAACTCCAAGTGAAGAAACTCATGCAGTTTATTAAAGGTTGGAGGCCTAAAATATAG